The nucleotide window GACCATCGGCAAATGCTTTGCTCTGGTTAGCTGCGGCATCGTCCAAACGGAAAGCATCCCCCGCCACTTCACTGTGAGTGACCGTGTAGCCTTCGTCGTTCAACGCTTGTTCAACGGCTTCAACCGTGGTGACGGCAACGTTGACCCGCACAGATTGTTCGGCCGGTTGGTTGACAGTTTCTAAAATCTTCAAAGTCTTATCAGCGCCAACTTGTTCCTGTAAAGCCGTGATCAACCATTCGGGAACGGAATATTGGAGGCTTAAACGTTTGGTAGGGTCCTTAATGGCCGCAATGTCTGGTAAGCCTTGACGATCAATGGCATGGAGAACCCCGGTAACAAACCGCCGGATACCCTCGTGGCCCCGGTCCTTAGCCAATTGAATGGCTTCGTTAAAGATAGCCCGCTTGGGAACCCGATCCAAATAAATTTCTTGATAAAGTGCCACTAACAACGTCATTTTTACCCAAGGCAAAACTTTTTGGTTGGGCTTGATGAAGCCTTCCAAATAGTATTCCAGAGTCAGCTGGTGTTGAATGGTGCCGTAGACCAGGTTAGTCACGAAGCGCCGGTCAACATCGCTCAACGCATGACTTTCCAGAGTTTGTTCCAATTGTAAGTTTGAGTAGGCCCCATTAGCGACCCGCGTTAAAGCCTCGACCGCTAAGGCCCGAGGTGTTGTATTTTTCGTCATTATTCTGCCACCTGTTCACCAACGGCTAATTCATCCGTGGTCCCGTTTAGAAAGTCTGTGATGCTCAATTTTGGTTTCCCTGCTGGTTGTAATTCTTCCAGACTGATAACACCGTGTTCACCAGTTGCAATGGCTAAATGATGCTTGTCCCGACTCACAACCTGACCGGGTTTAAGATCGGTCTGTTCATCTAAAATGGCTACCCGCCAGAGCTTAGTCCGGACGCCGTTTAAGTAAATGTGAGCCGTTGGAAATGGCCGTAGTGCCCGTACTTTACAGTCAAACAACCGGGCACTCAATGTGATATCGACCCGTTCCTCGTCGGACTTAATCGTCGGTGAAAAGCTGACTCGGTCCTCAGCCTGCTTCACTGGCGTAATGTCACCAGCTAACAGCTTAGGCAGCGTCTCCAAAAGGAGGTCGCGCCCCAAGTCACTGAGCTTATCAAACATGCTCCCAACGTCATCCTGATCCGTGATAGGAATGGCTTTTTGTGAAAGAATATCACCGGCATCCATTTTCTTCTCCATAAACATGATGGAAACCCCGGTCTCCTTATCACCATTCATAATGGCGTAGTGGACTGGCGCACCTCCCCGATATTTAGGTAACAACGAGGCATGTACGTTGACTGCTGCCACTTTAGCCGCCTTCAACAACTTTGTCGGCAAGAATTGGCCGAATGCCGCTGTGACGATTAAATCCGGCGCGAGATCAATTGTCCGCTGCATCTCTGGACTACCCGAAATCTTTTCGGGTTGGAGAACCTCAATGTTGTGGTCAACTGCCACTTGCTTGACTGGTGAAGCCGTCAACACGTGCTTTCGACCAACGCGGCGGTCCGGTTGAGTCACCACGGCTAAAACATCGTAGTCGTGTTCAATCAAACTACTCAGAATTGGCGCTGAAAATTGGGGAGTCCCCATAAAAATTACTGAAGTCATCTTGCACCATACTTTCTTTATCTACATAAAATTCATTGGTTCTGAATCAATTGTTACGGACAGACCATGCCGGGCTGGCACCTGGGCAGCCTGTCGAATCTGTTCGAGAACCGTCTTTAATTGCGGTTCCTGCTTATATT belongs to Levilactobacillus yonginensis and includes:
- the fmt gene encoding methionyl-tRNA formyltransferase; amino-acid sequence: MTSVIFMGTPQFSAPILSSLIEHDYDVLAVVTQPDRRVGRKHVLTASPVKQVAVDHNIEVLQPEKISGSPEMQRTIDLAPDLIVTAAFGQFLPTKLLKAAKVAAVNVHASLLPKYRGGAPVHYAIMNGDKETGVSIMFMEKKMDAGDILSQKAIPITDQDDVGSMFDKLSDLGRDLLLETLPKLLAGDITPVKQAEDRVSFSPTIKSDEERVDITLSARLFDCKVRALRPFPTAHIYLNGVRTKLWRVAILDEQTDLKPGQVVSRDKHHLAIATGEHGVISLEELQPAGKPKLSITDFLNGTTDELAVGEQVAE
- the rsmB gene encoding 16S rRNA (cytosine(967)-C(5))-methyltransferase RsmB: MTKNTTPRALAVEALTRVANGAYSNLQLEQTLESHALSDVDRRFVTNLVYGTIQHQLTLEYYLEGFIKPNQKVLPWVKMTLLVALYQEIYLDRVPKRAIFNEAIQLAKDRGHEGIRRFVTGVLHAIDRQGLPDIAAIKDPTKRLSLQYSVPEWLITALQEQVGADKTLKILETVNQPAEQSVRVNVAVTTVEAVEQALNDEGYTVTHSEVAGDAFRLDDAAANQSKAFADGRLTIQDESAMLPVEALQIRPGDQVLDACAAPGGKTTQIAAHLDAHSGGKVTALDLHPKKVALIEANAERLHVADRVDAVALDAREIDQAYPKKMFDRILVDAPCSGLGLIRRKPEIRYEKTPEDIQSLQRVQLGILDAVSAKVKPNGILVYSTCTILDTENTDVATKFLADHPEFESMRVETSQQLKDDRTTDTLKIYPDDFDSDGFFVSAFRRKK